The genomic interval atctattgtctttccactgactaattagcacgcaacaaaagattttatctgccattcggtacacgtgaccaaaAGTCAGTTCTGTATCCAGTTGGGTAGCTCACTGTGGGTCccttgtgatctaaccttccagatcagACGACTGTCAAAGGCTTGGCACAAGGTCTGTGTGGCCAACGTCTACTGTATTGTCAATCGTCTTGAGCAtcgcttcaaaaaactcaatcaaattcatgatTCCCGTGTTCAAACCTATGCTGAATATCCCCACTTAGTCCTTGTCTTTCCCAATTCATCTTAGATCCTCACTCTTAAAATCTGCAATAACTTTCCCAACCATTGATATTAAGCTCACTGGTCTGTAGTCCCCAGACTTTTTCTTGCAGCCGTTTTTAAATCTAGTGTTTTGTGTTCATTTTTTTCCAAGTGTTAGAAATCCGTTTGCGGAGAAGAAATAACAACCTGAATTTATTTCATTCCTTTTATTGTTGTAAAATCATGAGCAGTAGCCTTTCCAATCAAAATTTTACACCAGGCAAATAATGAACAGATATTTAGTGATATCTGGTAAAGGCTGCTGATGTTGGAGCAAAAATAAACAAAccattggagaaactcagcaggtcgggcagcacctgTAATATATCCAAATTTCCAACAGACCTTCAATTCCTACTGTGTATCTCTTAATTAGTAAGTCAGAATATACTAATTAAGGGATACACAGCAGAATGGATGGATGGCTGTTGGAAAAAAGTCCTAAAATAACTAAATATTCAGCAAGCAGTTGCAAGTGAAGTTCAGGAGGAAAATGGAAGGGCGAGAGAATGGGAGAGGAGAAAGGATAtgaaagagaggggtggagataCAGATGTGAGGTGAGaatgagggagaggaggagaaccagACAGAGTAAGAGATAAGATGGAGAAGAAAGGCTTAGACACCCTCCAAAGTTCCCTGGATGTTCTTCAATTGACATCAACAGTTTTGTAACACCTAGATCGGAGTCCTAAATAGAtatagaaacaagcaactgcagatgccggtttaccaaggtataaatgctgaagtaactcagtgggtcagtaactcagatgtttcaggtcggggcccctgAATAGATATGGCAAGCAACATGAATAAGGAATCTTGGGATGAGCCAAAGATATGTCCAACCGGGTAAGAAGACCTCGGGTAGATCAGTGGTTCATCGTGGGATGTGGTGAGTGAGGTAGAGGCAGGGACAGAAGTGACGATTATCGTGACACTAGTGCTGAGGAActgagctggtcaggcagcatttctggagaccaTGGACAGGCTCAATCACTCAATGGTAATTAACCAGGTACAGTGAATCTCTTtcattttgcatacaattcagttagATCGTACAGTATAaggctggacccttcttcagaaagttaTATTTGCATCCCCACTgagattacccccccccccccctacttttgTTGCTATCCTCCCAATGCAGTTAAaggataacaataataataaaaatcagCAGAATCGATATGTAACGTTGCTGCCAATTGCACTGAAATCAATGAACTTTGTGTGAGTATATTTCAGGGAGGAGCAGAGCTGCTTGCTGTACACGGGCCGGGCTACCTGACAGTGTTGGCTCCCTGCAGCCTCCCGCCATACTCGGCCCGGGTTGTCCACTACCGGCGCCGCCGTCTTCTCCTCACACGGGCCGGGTTGTCCACTACCGGCGCCGCCGTCTTCTCCTCACACGGGCCGGGTTGTCCACCACCGCCGCCTCCTTATCCTCCTCACACAGGCCGTGTTGTCCACTACCGGCGCCTCCTCACACGGGCCGGGTTGTCCACTACCGCCGCCTCCTTATCCTCCTCACACGGGCCGGGCTACCTGACAGTGTCGGCTCCCTGCAGCCTCCCGCCATACTCGGCCCGGGTTGTCCGCTGTgggagccgccgccgccgccgcctccttATCCTCCTCACACGGGCCGTGTTGTCCAGCTCCGTGTTGCCGCTTCACTTGAGTCGGCCGGTTTTCCCGCCCACCCGGGCCGGGCTGTCCGCTCGGACCTCCCTGGCGCGGATCGCCCCGATTGGCTGCTCCGGGCCTCTGTTGATGTTTGAACGGCGCTGACGGTTGCGGCGGCGGGggcgggacgggacgggacggccagagagagagaggtcgggccgggccgggggacagagagggcccgggccgccaccgccaccgccaTCGCCACTCACTGCGCCTCTCCGCCATGGCCGGCTTCCTCAGCGGCCTCCTCAGCGGCCTGGGCCGGGCCCTCGACCTGCTCGGCTTTTTGCTGGAACTCAACTTCTGGCTGGTGTCGACGGCGGTGGCCGCGGTGTCGGGGCTGCTCCACCTGCTCGTCGCCATCCCCGGCGCCACCGCCTCCCTGCTCGGCCTCTGCTACAACCTGCTGAGTGTGCCGGTGCTGGAGGCGGCCGAGCTGGCCCACTGCGGCCTGCAGCTCGCCATCGGCCTGCTCTGCAACCTGCTGAGGGCGGTGTGCGGCCTGGCCGAGAGCATGAAGATGGTGGGACACCTGTTCTCCTACCTGAGCCTGCGGGGACGCGAGGAGCTGCAGCACGGCCTCGCCACCACCTTCTGCTCTGGACACCTCCTCCTCAAGCAGCTGTGGGACGCGGCGGGCATCCTGATCAGCCTGGCCGCCTACCTGGTCAACACTATCATCAACATGTTCCTCATTGGGACACAGAACCTGCTGTCGGCGGCCGCGGCGCTGGGCGACCCTTTGGTCAAGGTCGTGGAGGCTCTGGCATCAATTCTGACCTATTTGTCCAGCAGTGTGGTTGGAAACGTTATCCTTCTCTGGACCCCATGCCAGTTTGTGATCGAAGTCCTCATCTCCCTCTCCAGAGTCCTGGCCGACTTGTTTCTCCTTAATCTCTACGGCCTGGCCATCACCTTTCTCGTCATCTCCAGCACAACAATCTATGCAAACCCAGAGATAATATTGAGGATTATTACCCACCTGACTCTCCATTTGAATACTGTTCCAAACCTTAATCGGATAAGAAGGGATGTCCTACATATCTGTAGGCTGGTAGTGACCAATGTCCAGTTAATGTTCAACTCGGAGACTTGGAGGCAATTGTACAGTCAGCTGCAGAGACTTAACCCAGGGTATGTGAACTTCTGGCCACTTGACCAAATAAGGCGGATTCAGGCTTATCCTGAAAGGAACTTGGAAGACCAAACAGCTGTACATCAGCAACCAGGTAATCAGCTGGAACAAACAAATTCCAACCCAGTCCAAGGGGATAACAACACTACCAgggggcagcagcaacagcaacagcggCTGACTGTGGACCAGAACTCTCTACCTGGAGAAACCGGAGATGCTCCTTTGAGACCAGCACGCACCAAGGACAAAAATGGCAATATCCCTGTGGAAAATGAACTCTGGAAGCTCTTGAAGGAGCAGGAAGAACGAAAGAAATGTGTCATCTGTCAGGACCAAGCAAAGTCTGTGTTACTGCTTCCATGTAGACACCTGTGTCTCTGTCAAGGCTGCACGGGTATCCTCATGCAACAGCATATCTACCAACGCAATTGCCCACTTTGCAGACAAATGATTTTACAAACCCTGGATGTGTATTTCTAATCAACTGTTTGAAAAAGCTTGGACACTGGTAAGGCTGTTGTGTGTggcagatattttttttaaacacagcatAATATTTCATTGGTCCAATCATTGGAGTGCGAGGCAATCGCAGATTCAAATTTCTATGCAAATCCTGAGCCGTAGATGACACAATACGGATGTACTTTTTTCATCCATGATTAAACCAAGCACGGCTGTAAAAGAATGTTACATTAAG from Amblyraja radiata isolate CabotCenter1 chromosome 33, sAmbRad1.1.pri, whole genome shotgun sequence carries:
- the rnf26 gene encoding E3 ubiquitin-protein ligase RNF26 yields the protein MAGFLSGLLSGLGRALDLLGFLLELNFWLVSTAVAAVSGLLHLLVAIPGATASLLGLCYNLLSVPVLEAAELAHCGLQLAIGLLCNLLRAVCGLAESMKMVGHLFSYLSLRGREELQHGLATTFCSGHLLLKQLWDAAGILISLAAYLVNTIINMFLIGTQNLLSAAAALGDPLVKVVEALASILTYLSSSVVGNVILLWTPCQFVIEVLISLSRVLADLFLLNLYGLAITFLVISSTTIYANPEIILRIITHLTLHLNTVPNLNRIRRDVLHICRLVVTNVQLMFNSETWRQLYSQLQRLNPGYVNFWPLDQIRRIQAYPERNLEDQTAVHQQPGNQLEQTNSNPVQGDNNTTRGQQQQQQRLTVDQNSLPGETGDAPLRPARTKDKNGNIPVENELWKLLKEQEERKKCVICQDQAKSVLLLPCRHLCLCQGCTGILMQQHIYQRNCPLCRQMILQTLDVYF